A genomic segment from Rubrobacter tropicus encodes:
- a CDS encoding 3-dehydroquinate synthase family protein, producing MPDPAARAGDAEALRALIRHSVGFKAAVVGEDELEGGRRATLNYGHTIGHALEAAAAFALPHGSAISAGMVAAARLSRSRFATDLTGLHEDLLRSAGLPLGAPGVDGEAALAAMARDKKRSIKTGHRFVLLRDIGDPVYGVPVSDDEARRELGALVG from the coding sequence ATCCCTGATCCCGCGGCCCGCGCGGGCGATGCGGAAGCTCTCCGCGCCTTGATCCGTCACTCCGTCGGCTTCAAGGCCGCCGTCGTCGGCGAGGACGAGCTGGAAGGGGGCCGCCGCGCGACCCTCAACTACGGCCACACCATCGGCCACGCCCTCGAAGCCGCAGCAGCCTTCGCCCTCCCGCACGGCTCGGCCATCTCGGCCGGCATGGTCGCCGCCGCCCGCCTCTCGCGCTCGCGCTTCGCCACCGACCTTACCGGACTCCACGAAGACCTCCTCCGCTCCGCGGGCCTCCCCCTTGGTGCCCCCGGCGTGGACGGGGAGGCCGCGCTCGCCGCCATGGCCCGCGATAAGAAGAGATCCATCAAGACCGGCCACCGCTTCGTGCTTCTCCGGGACATCGGAGACCCGGTCTACGGCGTCCCCGTAAGCGACGACGAGGCCCGCCGCGAGCTAGGCGCCCTCGTTGGCTAG
- a CDS encoding type II 3-dehydroquinate dehydratase: MASVHVLNGVNLGSLGTRRPEVYGTLTLNDIERGLREAFPKVDFEFRQTDYEGRWWAGCGRRPYPRGSS; this comes from the coding sequence TTGGCTAGCGTCCACGTCCTGAACGGCGTCAACCTCGGCTCCCTCGGGACCCGCCGTCCCGAGGTTTACGGCACCCTAACCCTGAACGACATAGAGAGGGGCTTGCGAGAAGCCTTCCCGAAGGTCGACTTCGAGTTCAGGCAGACCGACTACGAGGGGAGATGGTGGGCTGGGTGCGGGAGGCGGCCGTATCCTCGGGGCTCGTCGTGA